Within the Vagococcus carniphilus genome, the region TGGAGAAATTTGGGAAGTTGAACGAGAGTTAACGCTTCTTGGAACAGATACAGATATTTTATGGCGACCTTTTTCAAGTTTATCAGGAGGAGAACAAACCAAAATTTTACTAGCCGTTTTATTCTCTAAAAAAGACTTATTCCCTTTGATTGACGAACCAACTAATCACTTAGATGCTTCTGGAAGAAAACAAGTTGCTAGCTACCTAAAATCAAAAAAAACAGGATTTATTGTTATTAGTCACGATCGTTTATTTATCGATGAAATTTGTGATCACATTTTAGCCATTGATAAAAATCAAATAACCATTTCTCAAGGTAATTATTCCAGTTATCATTTTCAAAAACAACGCCAAGATGAATCAGAAAAAGATAAAAATGAAAAACTAAAAAAAGAAGTTGATCGATTAAAACAAACTGCTGTAAAAAAAGCTGACTGGGCTCATTCTAGAGAAGGCGATAAATACGGTAGTGCTAATGTTAAAAATAGTGGTGCTATTGGAGATACTGGATTTATCGGTGCCAGAGCTGCCCGTACAATGAAAAAATCAAAAAATCTACTCCACCGAATGGATAAAGAGATTGAAGAAAAAGAAAAACTGCTAAAAAACATTGAATACATTGATCCTTTAAAAATGAACTATCAAGCTTCTCACCAAAAAAATCTATTAATAGCAGAAGATTTTTCCTTAAGCTATGACGGAATTGATTTATTCAAACCAATCAGTTTTGATATCAAACAAGGTGAAAGAGTCGCTATTGTTGGTCCTAACGGTGTCGGAAAGACTTCATTTATTAAAGCATTACTTGGTAACTTTAATGGTGAAATGTCAGGAACATTGAATCACCCTAATCAAAATGAATGGAGTTTAGTTAAACAAAATTACGAAGTTAATGAAGGCTATTTGAAAGACTTTTGCGTGACTCATTCATTAGATTACCAAACTTTTTTAAGTAACTTAAAAAAATTAGGTTTAGAAAGAGAATTATTTAACAATAAAATTGAACAAATGAGTATGGGACAAAGAAAAAAAGTTGAAATTGCCAAATCTTTAACCATGGAAGCCTCATTTTATTTATGGGATGAGCCTTTAAATTACCTAGATATCTTTAATTATGAACAACTAGAAGAAATTATCCTTCTAACAAAACCGACTATGCTTTTTATTGAACATGACAAAGCTTTTATTGATACTGTTTCCACAAAAATAATTGAACTAGAGAGAATTTAAAAAGAACTCAATCGACGTCTAACAAGCATCGATTGAGTTCTTCTACTTTATAATGAAAAAAGATAAACTTTAGAGTATGGTGTATAGCTATAAATTTCAGAAATCTTCGTTGCTGGCCAAGTTGCATGGAAGAAACGATTATGACTACTGTAATCTCCCCAGAAAATACCAATATGTGGATCTGGTCCTGGTTTACTAAAGTCAGCTTCTAAATAAATAATATCACCTTTTTTAGCTTTTCCACTAGAGAGTAATTGCCCAATTGTTCCAAACGTTTCATAATCAGTGTTTTTTGTTAATGCGTCACGCCAATTATAAGCATTTGCTGCACCACCCCAAGCATTAGCAACTTGTGTGATTTTATTTAGATTAGCTCCTCCATCTTGATATGCATAAGCAACAAACCCAGTACAATTCATACCTGGTCCATAACCATTTGATCTACCTCTTGGACTCATAGAGTAAGCCGCGTCATAACTTAAACCTCTAAACGGTGTTCCAACATAAAATCCATCATGTTCATGGCGTTTCAAGTTATTCAGTACACGATCTGGTGTTGTCCCCATATAATCTGACACAGTTGTTTTAAAACGAACAGCACTTGAATTTAAATAACCATGCCACTTGCCACTATTATCATATAATGAAAAATAAGTATCCCCATTAAAGTGATTGTAATAACCACCTACACGATATTTTTTATTGAGCATTGAGTTAGTACTACCTTTTTTCTGCCAATTAAAGTTTTGCCAAGTTGTATAACCACTCTTAGCAATAGTACCTTGTTTATTCATTCCAAACCAAATACCTTGTTTACCTGGAGCAACTTTTGCTCCTGTAGCATTCAAGTAACCTTGCCAAGTACCTTTATTGTCATACAATGAATAATAGGTATCACCATTCATATGTTTATAGAACCCTTTAACTTGGTAAGTTTTATTTTGCAAGGCACTACTTGATTTTTTCTTTTTCCAATTAAAATTTTGCCATACTGAATAATTTCCTTTAGTTACCGTCACAAAATCTTTCGAAGGAATATACGCACCTTGTCTGCCACTACCTTCTTTTACCCCTTTTTTATTGATATAGCCATACCATTTATTATTATTATCATAAAGGGAATAATAAGTAGATCCATTTAAATGTTCATAACGACCTGTTACTTTAAAAGTTCGGTTAACAAGACTTGTTCCATTATGACGTACTTGCCAATTGAAATTTGAATATGTCGAGTAATTTTTATTAGAAATAGTGACATACTTAGATGTTTTTATCCACGGACCCTGTCTACCACTTGTTTTTGTAACAGCATTTTTATTAACGTAACCTTTCCAATTTCCATTACCATCATATAACGAATAGTAAATAGAGCCATTAAAATGATTATAATAACCCTTTACATGTAACGTTTGGTTAAATAAGTTAGTTGTATTATTTTTTTCAGTCCATCCAAAATTTTGCCAAATCGAATAATTTTTCTTTGTCACTGAAACATATTCATCCATTTTTCGCCATAAGCCTTGTTTGCCTGCAGCGATGGATACATTTTTCTCTTCCACATAACCTAACCATTTATTATCTTTGTTATAGATAGAGAAGTATTTATTGCCGTTTAAATGAGAGTAAACACCTTTTGCATGGAGTGTTTCATCTTTTGCTGGTCTACCTTCCTTTATTTTCCAATCAAAATTTTGATAAATTTGAATATTGTTATCATTTAAAGAAACAAACTGATCATTTTTTTGCCAAATTCCCTGAGCACCTTCAGCTTCTTTAAGCGCTTCTTTAAGAACATAACCTATTTTTTTATCATCTTTATCAAATAATAAATAATAAATTTTTCCTTTTTTAGTTGTAGCTATTTCTTTAACTGAAAAAGTTCGATTAAATAAAGACTCTGTTGTTCCAATTGTTTCTTTATTAATCTCTTTCCAAATATGCTCTTCTTTATTAATAACTGTGATGAATTTATTTTCAACTGCTTCAAAACTAATTTCATCCTCATCAGGTTGTTCTCCACTAGAATCAGTTGTCTCTGTTGTTGATGTATCTGTAGTTGATGAAGAGGTACTTTCTTCTAATGAACTACTTGATGTTTCTGAAATGCTTTCTGATTCAGAGTTAGATGTACTCGACGTTTCAGTAGTTGATTCACTTGTCATGCTACTCTGAACAATTTCACTGCCTTTGTGTGTGTCTATTGTTTTTTGAACCGTTTCCGCAGATACTAAACTTGGAAACATAAGCAATAAAAAGGCTGATAGTTTAACAACATTCTTTTTCATTTCTTTTCCTCCAGTAAAAATACTAATATAACTTAATTTTGTTATATCTATTCATTTACTATTTTAACATATGATAATCGCTAACTAAAGGTAATAAAAAAAGGTAACGACGGCTAAAACTAGACAAGCAAATCAAAAAAAGTACCAGAAAAAAGCAATTCTAACTTTTATCTGATACTTAAAAACTATTTTATTTAGTTAACTACTTATTGCGATAAGAAAGAGCTAATTTAACACTTTCATCAGCTAGTACATTTTGCGGGTCAATCACACAAGGATTTTTATAACCTTCGATATCTTCCATTAAAGAAAGTTCTGTACATCCCAGTATAACGACTTCACAATTTAATTCATCAAACATTTTAGATAATATTTGATTATACAACTCAACATCTAAAACGTTTTGTTGTTTAATTTTATCAAAAATCAATGTGCTAACCATTTGTTGAATTTCTAATGTTGGATGAATTAAGTTGAATCCTTCATTTAAAATGAATGGGTCGTATATTTGATTTTTGATAGTTCCTTCTGTCCCGATAATTCCAACCCTTGTACCTTTTGGAAATGATTTAGCTGCCGCTTTGGCTGCTAAACGTGGCATATGAAGAATTGGTATCTCAGTCGCTGCTTCTAATTCATTAAAGAAATAATGTGCTGTATTACAAGTTAAAACAAAAAACTTAGGATTCAAAGCACCTTGAGTTTTAATAATGTTTAAAAGATAAGGAAGTGGATTGATACTCTCATCTTTACTCATTAAATAAGTGCTTCTATCTGGTATTGTTGAATAATTAACTAACACATAATTTAAATAGTCTTGGTCATTTTTAGCAGGTGTTTTCTGGTTAATTTGTTTAATATATAGCTCTGTTGCCATAGTTCCCATGCCACCAATGATGGTAAAAAAATTATCCATATAACTTACCTCCCGACACGATCACCATATTGTTTAAACGCTTTTCGGTAATAACGGAACATGCGTTGGAGTAATAAATAGCGTTTAAAACTTTTATCCCCTTCATAATAAAACGTATAACCATAACGTTTTTCAGCAATCATTCGTTTTGCCTTTTCTTTATATGGTGATTCTGGTGTGTATTTATTGAAGACATCAACCGGAACATTTAACCATAGTTTACCTTCTTCATCAGAGATGTCTGCAACAAACATCTCTTTATCTTTTAAATCGTCATAAACATAATCTCTGACAACCCATTCTGCTAAATTAATACCGTTTAGAGAAACAAAGAAACTACTTCTTCCTTGTCTTAGGTTAATCTCGAAAAATTTATATTTTTTATCTTTGATATCATACTTCAAATCAAAGTTAGCAAATCCTGTGTAATTAATATCTTCCAAGAAGTACTTAACTTGATTAAAGATTTCTTCATTATAATCAGGAATAATGGCTAGGTAATTACCGATACCTAATGGAGTTGGGTCTGCTAAAACAGCATTACCAAGACACATCATTTTTACTTTATGATTTTTATCCACGTATACATTTAGAACTCGCATTGGACTTTCATCCCCTTGAACGAACTCTTGTAAAATCATATTATCTTCGTAGCCATCTTTATAAATACCATGAATAATACGGTTAAAATCTGTTTGATTATCAATAATATAAACTTTCTCTTTAATAGGAGACTCAAAATCATTCCAAGTCACACTATTAGCAGATTTTAAAGCAACTGGGTAATCGTAAAGTTGTAGTTCTTCCTTATTTTCTACCATTTCTTTTGTAAGAACTTTGGTTTTTGGATAAGGTAAATCATATTTCTCACAAATTGCATAGAAGCTTTCCTTATTCTCTAATTCTTTTTCTAATTGTTTGTCAATATATGGACAAATAAAAGTTTTAGATAGTTCTTCACGATGTCTAGATATTAATTCTGTATACCAATCTCCCATTCCCATTAAGATAACAGGAACATCTGAATCAGCATATTCTTCAGATACTTTTCGCATTTTTTCAATAAAAGTTGGGTCCGTATCAAAGTTAGAAACATACTCGATATCTAGAATACTAGAATATTTAGTGGGAGCAATTTGAGCACTTGCTATTACTCTAACGGGTTTGTTTGTTAACTCATAAAAAGACCGCGCCATTCCATATAGATTTAAGTCTCCACCTAGTAATACTGGAATAAAGTCCTTTTTAATTGTCGTCACGTCAATCTATCCCCTTCTATAATTAGTTTTCTATAAAGAATACTTGATACCACGCAATGAAGGTATAAATTGTAAATATCTTTTGCATATTTGCAATTCCTTGTTTTTGTTCTTCAAGCAATCTATTTAAATAGTCTACATTGAAGAATTTCTTAGCAATATCAGAGTTAAACGCTTCTTTGATTAATGCTTGGTATTTATCTTCTTTTAACCATGTTGCTAGTGGTGATGGGAAACCTAATTTTTCTCTGTTAACAATTCTTTCTGGTAATTGACTCTCAGAGGCTTGACGCCAAGCTACTTTAGTTACACCATCTTTTACACGAGTGTTTGTTGGCATTTTTTGAGCAATTGCAGCTACTTCTTTATCCACTAAAGGTGTACGAACTTCTAATGAATTCGCCATGCTCATACGGTCTGCTTTATGTAAAATATCATAAGCTAACCAAGCGTGGATATCGAAATGTTGCATTTGTGTAATAGAATCTTTATCTTTTGCTTCAGCAAAAATATTTTTAACAAATCCAGAAGAAGGTTTATTGTATTTAGGATCTTTTAATAATTCTTCTCTTTCCAATTCATTAAAGACATAATTTACTCGGTAATATCTTTCACTTATATCTTGTGCCCCACGAACTAAGAATCGTCTTCCGTGGAAATGTGGCATACGTTTTGCTGTTTGAGCAAAAAGTTTTCTCATTGGTAAAGTAGTAAATTTTTCATATT harbors:
- the abc-f gene encoding ribosomal protection-like ABC-F family protein, whose translation is MSTIEIKNLSFSYDDAGLTLFDQVNLNIDTNWKLGLIGRNGRGKTTFFNILQNELPFSGSINHQMSFSYFPQSILDKEKMTYEIIDDLNSGEIWEVERELTLLGTDTDILWRPFSSLSGGEQTKILLAVLFSKKDLFPLIDEPTNHLDASGRKQVASYLKSKKTGFIVISHDRLFIDEICDHILAIDKNQITISQGNYSSYHFQKQRQDESEKDKNEKLKKEVDRLKQTAVKKADWAHSREGDKYGSANVKNSGAIGDTGFIGARAARTMKKSKNLLHRMDKEIEEKEKLLKNIEYIDPLKMNYQASHQKNLLIAEDFSLSYDGIDLFKPISFDIKQGERVAIVGPNGVGKTSFIKALLGNFNGEMSGTLNHPNQNEWSLVKQNYEVNEGYLKDFCVTHSLDYQTFLSNLKKLGLERELFNNKIEQMSMGQRKKVEIAKSLTMEASFYLWDEPLNYLDIFNYEQLEEIILLTKPTMLFIEHDKAFIDTVSTKIIELERI
- a CDS encoding amino acid racemase — translated: MDNFFTIIGGMGTMATELYIKQINQKTPAKNDQDYLNYVLVNYSTIPDRSTYLMSKDESINPLPYLLNIIKTQGALNPKFFVLTCNTAHYFFNELEAATEIPILHMPRLAAKAAAKSFPKGTRVGIIGTEGTIKNQIYDPFILNEGFNLIHPTLEIQQMVSTLIFDKIKQQNVLDVELYNQILSKMFDELNCEVVILGCTELSLMEDIEGYKNPCVIDPQNVLADESVKLALSYRNK
- a CDS encoding carboxylate--amine ligase; amino-acid sequence: MTTIKKDFIPVLLGGDLNLYGMARSFYELTNKPVRVIASAQIAPTKYSSILDIEYVSNFDTDPTFIEKMRKVSEEYADSDVPVILMGMGDWYTELISRHREELSKTFICPYIDKQLEKELENKESFYAICEKYDLPYPKTKVLTKEMVENKEELQLYDYPVALKSANSVTWNDFESPIKEKVYIIDNQTDFNRIIHGIYKDGYEDNMILQEFVQGDESPMRVLNVYVDKNHKVKMMCLGNAVLADPTPLGIGNYLAIIPDYNEEIFNQVKYFLEDINYTGFANFDLKYDIKDKKYKFFEINLRQGRSSFFVSLNGINLAEWVVRDYVYDDLKDKEMFVADISDEEGKLWLNVPVDVFNKYTPESPYKEKAKRMIAEKRYGYTFYYEGDKSFKRYLLLQRMFRYYRKAFKQYGDRVGR